The genome window ATTATATAAGAATTTCTAGCTTTCCAATGATTCAAATAGGAAGCAAAAATCTTGGCTAAATACGTGATGATAAATTGCTATGCACCCGTTATTCTTTGGTGGTTCAGACAAAGAATAAAGCAACAAAGAAATTATTGCGTATACCTTAAATACTTGATAGGGTAGCTCAGAGTATGAAGCAATTCgtatatagaaaaatgtttCCTTGTCCacttttaatacaaatatttgtatgattAATATCGgttgattataattatataatccAATTCGCATATTATGTCTCATATTCTGACTGATACAATAATGTGCCAATGtgtctaattaattttaaaactttatacattatacaatattatatatagagtatctgataatgttattattaagTACTTAATGAGCATGCAAAATTCGCAGGAAGTCTGTGTTAATTTGTTCTCAAGATTCACATAATTTTTCTCATTGAAACTAAGTAAAATGAGTTCACCTTTAGCCCAAAAGCTATAGAAATTGTCAGTTGTCTTCTTATCCCAATACGTACGTGTATTCTTCAGCAAACAGATACTTGTAGTCGGGTCAGATAGTTGAACATTTGTTGGGCCGTTGAAAATTTCACAACATGCCTTTCCCGtctcattttttattgtctGAACGTTAGCTTGTTATAAGTCTGTTGTGTTTCTGTTATGTTCgacaaatttgcatttgccgcCAAGAGAAAGTGAAACCAGAAACACGTTTCCGTTTTGAAGCAAACGCATTGTTTTGAAAAagataaaatgtattttccaAATGATCTAAATGCGTTCAGCACATCGGTTCACAGGTCAACGCATTTCATTAACAATCGtccaacattttatttgtggaAAGAATTGGAAGATTGTTTGTGTTTCAATTTCAGCTTTTTGTTTAGCACAAATTCTCGCTAAGCTTTGTATTGATATGATTGCTTCTATTATAGACTATATCTTACATTCCCATTAATTTGCTGGAGCTGCTATTAAAAATCTGGCATTTTACAGCTGTCTATGAAGATGTAACTCAAAACTCTAATACAAACGAGTGTAATTCTAGACTCTTTAGTTTTCCctttaattgatttgatttttatattttgtgtgtgatcagaatattaattaaatttgcagtataaataaataccttgatattaaataatgagtatttaattaaatttaaataaaaattccagtAAAGAATACAAGAAGAACTGTATAGTTAAATctgaataattttgatttaatacaTTATTGAAATCGAAAACTGATTTTGATCAATATTGATTACATAACTTATTTTCCATCAAAAATAGATTGTAATTGATTGCAATCGAAttgatttggaattttttttttttatttctgatcTTCTAGCGTTTAAAAAGTGATCAAGATGTAAATGAATTAGCTGAAAATTAgataataaatgattttagctttcccaaaaaaaaaagaagtacttaagtataatttttggATAGGAAATGCTAGTATAAAGATGAAGTAATACAGTAATTAGATTGCACAAGCTTGTCAACGTTGAGTGTTGCAAAATGCTTTATGATGTAGGCGTGCaattaaagcttaaataaatcaacaaattttcggaaatgtgcaataaaaaataaaaacaacaaatgtatTGCAATGAGTCGCCCAACCGCACAGTGGCGTTGCATTGTGTTTGGCTGTgtgtatatctgtgtgtgtgtgtgtgtgtgtgccgacTAACCTCTCCTCCCCTCCCTCTGCTACTATGCACTGATGCAATATGAAAATGCATTGCGCATGTTTTGCATTGCGTGttttactttgctttttgtctgtttgcgtTTGGGCCGCTGACTAATCGCGTTGCCAGACGACGCGTTTTGCGCGCGTTTTTTGTCGCCATCAAGCGGCAACTGCTTGTCGCACTGTactgtgttgtgttgtgttttgtgcCACTTTGGGGCACACAGATAGCGCACTGTGCTGCAACTTTATCAGAGGTTTGTCgacgcagtcgccgtcgctgtcgctgtcgcagtcgcagtcgacgcCTCTGCCGACGCAcgaataaatgcaatttgaaaaGTCGTGCGcgtaaaacaattttatcatCAGTTTGTatagaaatacaaacaaacagtagcaaacacacagatacatacatacactcacacacacacacacacacacacgcacactcacacacacatacatgtgtcTTGTGCATTATTTCCATTTGCAGTTGACTTTATTTATGCAGCTCATTTTCTCGCTCTGATTTGGATGACATTTCTTGTCGCCCAGAACACAGAAATTTctctttttccattttatttttattttctttgttaatGCAACACAAGTAGCCGCTTGATTGACACTTGAGTTGCCattacacacacgcacacatgcacatcTATTAATAcatgcatgtacatatatgtacagcTTAAGAACTTTTGCGACAAGTCGgaagttaattaaagtttcattgcattgtttaatttaaaaaatgtaagtaaATGATTCACATACGATATCAGcagattaaaattatatatgacAGTTTGCTTATTGTGACACAGATtctaattgtaataaattgcttataagcccaaattttaaaatccattttattttatatttttcttttaagtgcacataaatatttttatcgaaactatttaaaaacaaaaatgaaaattttatggTCTGAGTTTTGATTGTAGAACGACATGatctttaaaagtattttgaattaatcatactcaaataaagcaaatatataaaaaaaacacttcaTTAATGAATTCTCCTGAAAAGCTCTTAGatgacgttttttttttactcactCAGATTTAGcacaaaatctaaaaacatgcatatttttatactgTACTGCAAATTTTGTAAgattggttatgatatctcaaaaaacaaaggTTTTGGATATATATTGGTCAGAtccaagaatataaataattaaataaataaagaatggATTTATAATGCAGCacagaattattatttaaataattaggcattttaaattcttagtATAATTGCAACTACTTATATTTGTGTGATTACTCATAGGTGATTCCTAGACTTAATGTCTATTTATATCTTATCTTTTAGTAAAGTAAgaaattatacttaaaaatgATACCTGTAAGATCATACGTCTTACAACAAGTAGAGCTGATAAAAAGGGTTCTTTAAAGAAGAAACCAATTGCAGTAAATAAAACTTGTCTATATTTCCACTTACTTAGGACTATTAAGTGGGccaataagaaatataatctCTTAgccaatatctcattaaataCTCGTAAAGCACCGTTACATACATGACTCATCATATAATAAAGtgtaccacaaaaaaaaaaagaattaaattaaatttgtgtttaatttgAGGAGCAGGCCTGTCGGTTACCCCCTGCCCTTCTCCGATAGCACCCTTCTCTACCCCCCTCTACCACCCTCTAGCATAACTGGCAACAGATCTCTTTAGGCTGGTGGCCGCTGCTGTCGCGCtcaataaaattcattaaaaaaaatgaggcacaacaataataactatAATGCCAGGCGACGTTCTTATTGGAGTCTTGCAGCGAATgacgactgcgacagcgacagcgacgtcgctGCGCAGTCAACTCATTACAGCAAGACAGAAAACATAACTGGAACCTCGGGACACCCCTTTTACCCGTTTGCAACGTTTAACCCGCAGAAACAAAACGGAAATTGAAAGCGAAAACAAAGATGATAATATATTTGCAAAAGCAAAGTGACTacgaaataccctgtaaggCAGAAGATTCGATAGATTTGTAAAGAATAAGAGACATGAAAAGGCTTAGCGGTGTTAACTGGTGGACACTTtctaggaaaaaaaaaattgagccaaccttttatatacataatagAACTAATCATCATTGTCGCATTTGCTTTTAGGTCAACGTTGTACTActcatttcaaatttgaattttaacaaATGAGGAATTTTGGAAATgtacaatttttgaaattctccatttttttttaaattcatttgaaaatagTAAACCAAGCTATCAGTATTAAGTAGTAGAATATATAGAGAaagaaattcataaaaatcaatgaaaaaagaagaacATTGAAGcaaagagaagaaaagaaacGGATTGTTAAAGAAGATTAACAATTATTAGGAATCGTTAACTGACTTGACTTGAATAATCTGCTATATATGTACTAGCGGCATTAACTAACCGAGGATCAATTAACTAAGAGGTCCTCGAAACCAAAAGAAATATACAACGAATTGAAAACGCTTTAGGTTCTATTCCTCGATATCAAGTATATTAGAAATATGACTTCCATCGATTTGCCACAGACACCAGATGATCCATCAGAGGCTCTACCAAAATCATCAATGGCCATTGCTGAAGCTGGAGTCGAGGCGGATTCGCCTCCTGCCGAACCCATTTATGGTAATATCATTCCCAATCGTATCTTTGTCGGGGGAATAAGCCGTGACACAAGCGAATATGATCTGATGGTCGTTTTTAGCGCATATGGCAAGGTTCGCAATACCAAGATAATTGTTAATCACGATGGTTTCAACAAGGGCTACGGTTTCGTCACGTTTGAGACCGAGGAGGAAGTCCAACGCCTTCAATCTGTGTGCAAATACATCATTCTGCATAATCGACGATTAAATATTGCGCCCGCTTTTAAGAAGCAACCAGTACGACGAATGCTACAACAAATCGTGGACCCCAATGGTACCATCTACTCGTATTTCACAACAAACCACAGCACAAGCACCCAACCATCATCACCGATCGGTAATTCGGTAAACTTACCGATTGATCAATATACTACCTCCAGCTATCCAGCTGAATTCACAGCTGCCGCAGTTCCAACAATCTATCAACAAGCGCCACCTGGTGCTCAATTTCAGCCAATCTATCAATATTACAGTGTTCCAGTAAGTGTGCCCAATGTTTGGCACCAGAATTATTATCCGGATCCCCAACAGACCTCCTGGGAATTTGATaatgttaacaacaacaacaattggggTTCATCCTAATTGAAGGACACAAGAGCTGTAAATATGATTAATTACCTTTACAATTACTTCAGTAATTTATGAATCAATTCAATGTAATTATTTAGGGTGCTCGCGTAGTAATTGGTTAGTTATTGCTACTAAGTATACTCCTTTATTCCTTTATTAACAAAGCAATTCTTTGAAATTACTTGAAcgatatcaaattaattatataatcaatacaaattaatgtattgcaattatttaatcaagttcaataattaaattttattgacttaTCTAATTTCAATACATGAAgtaaattttgtttagttctttagataaattaattcagCAATTTGTACTTCTCAAAgagtattttcaaaaataatatgagaTCACTTagtacttaaattatttaagtaattgtAGAATACCAGTGCAgaatctatttttatttttaaactttcaaTACTTAAAAggcttttttcaaattaattttattaagttattatGAGTATAAAgaattcttttatatttctattaccAATTACTTAAGTAATTGCCGAAGTAATTGTAGGTAATTCGCGTTGTTAAGTGTGAAGAGTAATTATATTAATCGCAGCTATTCAAAAAATACATGAACTGAATAACCACATCAAATTGAAGACTTTACAAGAATTAACAAGATTAATCTTAAATTCTAGAAGACACCTGAAGCTGCGCAACTGTGTCAAATATAGGTGCATGATTAagtgtgtatttatatacttatgaaTGTCGGAAAACATGAAAAAGGAAATTCTAAATGAACCCAAGAACAGCGAGAACAAGCTAACCCTACAACAAACTGCATAatacatatgaatatatgACTCGCTCCCTACAAtctatatatgcataaatttatagaaGGACTCAATGTGACTAAGATGAACCAAGAATATCGAGACTTTTATAACAACGATTACCTAAACAAAATCCCAGACACCCCAGCCCCAATATATTGAAGAACAACCAGATACCAGAGATAATATCTCTAACCTCACGTCAACTCATGACAATATTCGTTTTCaaaaaatctttttgtttCAGCTTTGGTGGTCCGCTTTGAtttacattcatatatatccATATATAGATGAATACATATGGTATATATGCTTACAAAGTACAAGTGGATAAGAATTTTTCACCCAAAATTAACGTAATACTTTAGTGTcagttttttcttctttggTTTTGgcaacaaactaaaaattttagcaaaagaattttttgaaattgtgcGTGAGTACAGCgaatattttccaaattttctaGCTTCAAACGAATATTAAGAAGCTAGATTGTACAAATACAcatagaataataaatattttatgacatGTAATTTATTGAATGTTTCGTACCTCACATGGAAGTGTTTATGCCCTAtacttttatgttatttttgagTAAGTGATCAacatgttatttaatttgggTCAGCATACCTTATCTATCTCACATGAACTTTAAAGATAGTtagaaacatttaatttataaaattgcagATAATTAAAGGAATGAAAATATTGGTGTATAGAAACAtctaaaatatgaatatttttttttaattttttaaagattagATCTTCTCCTTAatgtttgattaaaaaataacccATATTGGAAGAACTCTAAAATTAGTTGGTATATCCATTAAAGTAAAGATATAACGTTTCCCTTAAGTTTGTTAAAAAGTTAAtcaaaattcttataaatattgctttattttttaatttagaatacCCAACGCTCCGCTTTGCATAGGGTATAAGTCAGTCAGGGCAACATTGGTATGCATGCATCTTCTGTATACATCTTCTGGATACATATTTTTGGGGCTGGGGGGAGTAATGCTATTGCCAATAACAGCAAGAacatgtacaacaacaacaacaacgaaaatgaacaacaaccacgccgagcaacagcaacaattgcgtTCATtgtgcttaattaatttagttcAAAGATCAAGCGACCGCGATGCCGTCGCGATTCTTCATTTTCTCTCccttgtacatatatttatgtacatgcacgtatgtatgtatatatccCCAAGCCAAATCGATGCCTGTTGCATCTTGCTGCATTTTGTGGCATCTTGTTGTTgcacgttgctgttgttgtcgtcatgCAGCTGCATTTAATGTGCAGGTtctgttgtttatttgtgtaGCTGGCATAGCGTTCTAGTTATAAACTTCTTGATGTCCCGATCTTTGCCAGCAACCATATGTTGCCGCAGTCCGACCCTCTCCCTACCTTCGCCCCCTTTGCTTTCTACATTCGCAGTTATGTTTGAGAAATGTATTTCTCTTGgattcagtttcaatttcatttctttcccattttgtaattgttttcctttatttttattttttgcaaaagtttttgataagaCATTGCAAAAGGTGATGATAGCCTTGCTCCCCCTCCCACCCCTCCTTTGGTGCCTCTGCTTGGTCGCTGCCTTGCCCCTCTTTCGGTTCTCCTGCGTCCCTCCCATTGCCATCCGCACCCAATGCCCGCAGTTGCGATATGCTTAATTAGGCAACGGGCGTTGAGCATAAAAAGCGTCTTTGTCGCTGCCACGCCCCACCCCcaactcatacacacacacacacacacacacatagaagcAGACACATGTTGTCCATGTTCATTACACACATTTGCCTTTGAGTTTTGCGTCGCCATGTGGATCTGTTGCTTACACTCTGCAACACACAAAATGTTCCACAAGCAGCATACATGAATAATTATACTAGCTCTCGTTATGTCCGGCATTGCCCGTCTTTGAGATGATATATGTGAACACACTACTATTTTGATACGTTGatatgataaaatttttatttttcaaaatttcaaagggaccCTATGGCATTAAAATCTAAACCCATATCTAgagggaattttttttttacgaactCAATTAACTTTAAGTGCAGagtaaatttagaggccaaaccatgaacaaaatgacattccgcttcaaaatcggcttagtttttacaaagttatgaaagtttgaagttagtcaaatctttgagttagcaactttacaagtcaaaatttatgtctgatttgccatgattttttacaaaaaaatgaaacgtctcagaattaaatttaaagtggtgttttattttaattacgctataagaagttgattaaatgtgaaaacttgacatttaaaattttcatttttcaaaatttcaaaggggggaccctatgatGTTCAAACCTAAGCCCAtatgtttttcttattcttttcTTATATCATTCTGGACTTACCTATATGTTTGGTTGAATGGAATCTTTTTTAATCTGAAATCATTGGTGACTTTTAGcagataattataataaaatttggaaaaaaaatttcaaattataaaataacacttaacataaacaaaacataatattttttggatcttataattttcatatcttctaccgaaataaatttttcgtGAAGATAAATATGTACTTCGAATTGTAGGgttgatttttgttaattgGTGTTGCAGCGTACGCCTTTGCGTCCGCTGGGTGACCGGGTCGGCGtctgacgttgacgtcgacgtcgacgtcaacagCGACGGCGATGGCGACTGAGGCGGCGACAGCGACCGCCACCCAAGAAAATGCGCTGAGGCATCTTGagttcaatttcatttcagttGATATTCTGTTAAATTCGCGAACGCGTCGCTCTCGCAGCTGGACTTATAAACCGGGAACGGGatcggaatcggaatcggaatcgACCGGAACTGTGATAATCGTCACATGGAATCACATTCGTCTCAATTCAAAATTCCAGACTCCAGATtccaatttgaatatttgttgtgttttttttgtttttgtatttgtttttgtgactTTCGAGTGCCGCGTGAGCTGCGCttatctacaaaaaaaaaaaccatatacatatatatttttgctgtttattttttatttcacaaaaatATGACTTCTACTGCAAGTGATTGTTGGTGTGTTCTAGTGCATATTTGAGTTTTGAGATTTTGTAAAGGAAAATATTTCGCGAGGAAATCGATGACGACTTGAGCAAATCGCGCGCGTTTCCATTTAACAGTAAATCTTGCGATAGTTCACGTACATATAGCTACATACCTACGtacaattacataaatatattgaaatagttgtacactgataaacctacaagtaattttattaatttaatgatataAGCATTGCTGTCGTTGTCACTGAGCTGTCTAATGCCATAATAGATCAGAGTACAATGTGGAAATCAAGCGAATCATAgtatataatacaaatgtatacTCCCATCCATCTatccatatatgtatgtatttacggGAGTATGTTGATTGTAGCCAAGCCCCGTTTTACATGTGAATACTTGAACATTCAAGCGTGTATTCGTTTGAATTCGATGATTCACTGCCATAGGCAATTTAATTGTtcaaaatttacatacatacataggtcCCACTCTCCCTAGTCTGATCTCAAGAACGAGGTCAATTGGATTGAGATAAGCGTTAGTTATTTGGCTAGCAGTTTTTCGGATGAATAGtacattgtttatatttactatattcccaagttaactattttaaatatattatttaacaacTAAATAGACTTTAAATGATACATGATAAGTCGCTTTGACCCCTGGCTgatgcctaaaagtatgcaagaCTAAAACcctaaaaagtaaattaattataaaaaacatttctttcgctattttttcttttttatatatcttgctatctatatttttttcaattaatttcaactttcTCGATAACAAAATCATATCTACAAGTTGTTATACACTTAAAGTTCAATCAACTATTACAACTGCTGCATAACGAAATGTTAAACAGAATTAGCCTATTTGTTGTTATCCTCAATCTCAAATGCTAACGTCAAGGCGTCTTTAGATTTCTCATTCCACTTTACTCTCAATTCTGCAACTTACTTTACATGGACAAGTCATAGAAATCTCCACATATTGTTTATGAAGATCGCTTTGCGGTAAAACAAGTCttaaactataattaaaatatattgatttttttaaaaatccttttttgtacacagttttttttattaaatattatattcctttattaaaaatctatatttcaAGGAAAATGTACGgacaagaaatttaaattttttgaataatggAAAGAGAAACTTGcataaaacatgaaaaaatttacagaATCTTTGTAGTGGTCCTATCATTGCTTTGATCAAAAGTTatgatattttcaattttcttctAGTGACTTTTCTAAACGTTTGTGTCtgtaaaaaattctaaactaTTAATCTCTCCCGTCCCTAATACTCGTAAACTTAtctcaattaataaatatcgaTTCTTTATTCAAGTCGTATCTAATGAGGTAACAGATAGTCAAGCTAGTCCATATTTAGTCCACATTCCATAGCCCAGAACTGCGGCACCTGTAAGGCGTAGGTGAGGCCGTTGGCTGTGAGAATCCATTACCAACTTACGCAACTGTCAAGAGCGTTAACCAGTTTCTCTGTAGCTCGCTCTGTCTCTCgttctcttgctctctctctctctctgagtTGGTTTTCTCAAGGGTTCTCGCACTGTTGCGCAATGTCGGGGCATTTAATTTGAGTGACGCTTGGGCACGCCCCTCACCGGGACTCACCGACCTTAGCGTTTGAGGTGAGGGGCGCGAGAGGGGGAGTCGGCATCTCGACATGCTTTGTTGGCCGTTGGCCGCTCTGACTCATACATCGGCTTGCCTTCAAAGCAATAATAAAGCAAACACAATGCATATAATGTTATTtagtaaaacaaacttgaaaaGTCTCCAGAAGCATCAAAGTCAACAGTTGGTATTAACCCTTGGCCACCAACTTGAGGGTAAATGCAAAGTCAATCAAGTTTTAAAAGAAATGGtgaaacaatattaaaaagaacaaGAGAAAACTTTCAAATGATTAACACCCATATAATATATTGTTCCGAtttaagcaaaagaaaatatcaagcaaaaaacataaattgtgAGTACGGTTGAGATAataaaaacacatatataacaagaaaaataataaaatatttacattttcattagtgtagaaattttaatgaagaacGCAGAGAATAGCATGAAACTATActgatttctttatttaccTCT of Drosophila innubila isolate TH190305 chromosome X, UK_Dinn_1.0, whole genome shotgun sequence contains these proteins:
- the LOC117779608 gene encoding protein boule-like, producing the protein MTSIDLPQTPDDPSEALPKSSMAIAEAGVEADSPPAEPIYGNIIPNRIFVGGISRDTSEYDLMVVFSAYGKVRNTKIIVNHDGFNKGYGFVTFETEEEVQRLQSVCKYIILHNRRLNIAPAFKKQPVRRMLQQIVDPNGTIYSYFTTNHSTSTQPSSPIGNSVNLPIDQYTTSSYPAEFTAAAVPTIYQQAPPGAQFQPIYQYYSVPVSVPNVWHQNYYPDPQQTSWEFDNVNNNNNWGSS